The DNA segment ATTTGTTTGTAAAGGAGTATGCGACAGTCTCAAGGGAGAAAAAATTCCCAATGGCTCCAAATATGGATATGGCCAAAAGAGATGCACATTGTGTAGTATTTTTATGACCGTTTCCGGGTTTCGTTGTCCTTGTTGTAGTGCTCTTTTGAGAACAAAATCAAGGAGTAAAAAATAATGGCAAAAAGAATCACTGTGCTATTAAGTGATGATAATCTAAAAAAACTATATTCAAAACAAGCAGCGGAGATTAAAAAATCATCAAAATCTGTTAGTTTCTCAAAAATAGTTAATGATACACTCCGAAAATCTCTCTAAATTCATTTTAATTTCTAATATTGCTTAGGTAACTTGGGATTTAACAAACAGGATGCTTTATGACTGGTTATTTTCTAGAAAAAGCAAATGAAAACAACTCTTGGGCCTATAGAGATTACCCCGCTTGAGTGGATATCAATTAACCAATTTCTACATGAAATAAAAAAGATTGATTCTCAATGTGTATCAGTGTATTATCCCTATGGAAAGGGGCAAGACACAATATCACTACTCCAGGAAACAAAGCGAAACGAAACTCTGGAAAGAATAGAGTCAAAAATTGAAAACAAAATTGCTGAACTTAAAAAAAATCCTGTCTCTGTAGGGAAATTTGCCAAAACACTGTGCATCTTTGGATGGATAAAAAACGGCAAAGTCGATATCAAAGTTATTGGCACTTCAAAAAAATTGCCATACGTCTACATGGCAAGCAAAAAGCCATTTATCAAACCATTCAATGATATTTTGGAAACTAATTATGATGTCTTACTGGTAACGCTAGATCAAAAATCTGCAAGAATTCAAAAATTTCATGGCAGTCAAATAATTCAAGAGGCTAAGCTTGGAATTGATTTGCAAGGCAGGCATCGCAAGGGGGGACAGAGTCAGGGAAGGTTCCTCAGAGCAAGACAAACCAAAATCCATGTTTTCTTCAAGAAGGTGGCAAACAAAGTCAAAGAGATGGATTCGAATTCTTTGCTAATTTTATTGGGTGGAATTGGACCTGCAAAAACCGAGTTTTATGATGAACTCAATTCAGAATTGGTAAAAAAATGCCGATTTGTAGAAAACTTGTCCTTTTCTACATCTATGAAGGAGATTAACAAAAAAATAATTCGGCATTTGTATCAGCACAGACGAAAATATGTTACAGAACTAATTGAAAAATACGAGACTCTAGTCAAAGATGGACTAACTGCTAAAAGAAATGATGTAATTTACAAAGCATTAGAAATTGGCGCAGTAGATACCCTAATTGTTTCTGCAAATTATCATACAAATTCACAATTCAAGAAAATAATGAAGATGTTAGAGATTGCAAAAAATACCTCCTGTAAAATAGAGTTTGCAGTTTCCTCAAAAATAATAAAAAAACTAGACATTGACAACTCTGTCCTGGCCATACTTCGATACAAAATAACATAATTTTATTCATGATTGTACATTAAATACAGATACTCAAAAATTCCTAGAATCCACT comes from the Candidatus Nitrosopumilus sediminis genome and includes:
- a CDS encoding Vms1/Ankzf1 family peptidyl-tRNA hydrolase; protein product: MKTTLGPIEITPLEWISINQFLHEIKKIDSQCVSVYYPYGKGQDTISLLQETKRNETLERIESKIENKIAELKKNPVSVGKFAKTLCIFGWIKNGKVDIKVIGTSKKLPYVYMASKKPFIKPFNDILETNYDVLLVTLDQKSARIQKFHGSQIIQEAKLGIDLQGRHRKGGQSQGRFLRARQTKIHVFFKKVANKVKEMDSNSLLILLGGIGPAKTEFYDELNSELVKKCRFVENLSFSTSMKEINKKIIRHLYQHRRKYVTELIEKYETLVKDGLTAKRNDVIYKALEIGAVDTLIVSANYHTNSQFKKIMKMLEIAKNTSCKIEFAVSSKIIKKLDIDNSVLAILRYKIT